The following are encoded together in the Phocoena sinus isolate mPhoSin1 chromosome 11, mPhoSin1.pri, whole genome shotgun sequence genome:
- the CDKN1A gene encoding cyclin-dependent kinase inhibitor 1 isoform X2, which yields MSEPSRDAHQIPRGSKACRRLFGPVDSEQLRRDCDALMASCVQEARERWNFDFVTETPLEGDFAWERMRGLGLPKLYLPAGPRGTRDDLGGGKWPSTSSALLQGTSQEDHVDLSLSCTLVPRSPERSEGSPGGPGTSQGRKRRQTSMTDFYHSKRRLISSKRKP from the exons ATGTCAGAGCCATCCAGGGATGCCCATCAGATCCCACGCGGCAGCAAGGCGTGCCGCCGCCTCTTTGGCCCGGTGGACAGTGAGCAGCTGCGCCGGGACTGCGACGCCCTGATGGCCAGCTGCGTGCAGGAGGCCCGAGAGCGATGGAACTTCGACTTTGTCACGGAGACACCTCTGGAGGGTGACTTCGCCTGGGAGCGCATGAGGGGCCTTGGCCTGCCCAAGCTCTACCTGCCTGCAGGGCCCCGGGGGACCCGGGACGACCTGGGAGGGGGCAAGTGGCCGAGCACCTCATCTGCCCTGCTGCAGGGGACATCTCAGGAGGACCACGTGGACCTGTCACTGTCTTGCACCCTCGTGCCTCGCTCCCCAGAGCGGTCTGAGGGGTCCCCGGGAGGGCCGGGCACCTCCCAGGGACGAAAACGGCGACAGACCAGCATGACAG ATTTCTATCACTCTAAACGCCGGCTGATCAGCTCCAAGAGGAAGCCCTAA
- the CDKN1A gene encoding cyclin-dependent kinase inhibitor 1 isoform X1, translating into MSEPSRDAHQIPRGSKACRRLFGPVDSEQLRRDCDALMASCVQEARERWNFDFVTETPLEGDFAWERMRGLGLPKLYLPAGPRGTRDDLGGGKWPSTSSALLQGTSQEDHVDLSLSCTLVPRSPERSEGSPGGPGTSQGRKRRQTSMTGEDKCREVQGIKTPRIHGAGAELSDPASSYLGVGNRPREEK; encoded by the coding sequence ATGTCAGAGCCATCCAGGGATGCCCATCAGATCCCACGCGGCAGCAAGGCGTGCCGCCGCCTCTTTGGCCCGGTGGACAGTGAGCAGCTGCGCCGGGACTGCGACGCCCTGATGGCCAGCTGCGTGCAGGAGGCCCGAGAGCGATGGAACTTCGACTTTGTCACGGAGACACCTCTGGAGGGTGACTTCGCCTGGGAGCGCATGAGGGGCCTTGGCCTGCCCAAGCTCTACCTGCCTGCAGGGCCCCGGGGGACCCGGGACGACCTGGGAGGGGGCAAGTGGCCGAGCACCTCATCTGCCCTGCTGCAGGGGACATCTCAGGAGGACCACGTGGACCTGTCACTGTCTTGCACCCTCGTGCCTCGCTCCCCAGAGCGGTCTGAGGGGTCCCCGGGAGGGCCGGGCACCTCCCAGGGACGAAAACGGCGACAGACCAGCATGACAGGTGAGGACAAGTGCAGAGAAGTGCAAGGGATCAAGACTCCCAGAATTCATGGTGCAGGGGCTGAACTATCTGACCCAGCTTCCTCATACCTCGGAGtgggaaacaggcccagagaggagaagtaa